The sequence TATATACAGGAAATAAGAGCAGATCCTAAGAATTTACATCACATGGTAATGAAATATGCAGTTTTGCCATCTGTGAATGAATTAATCCAAGAGTTTAGTTTCCTAAATGAGCAGACCAACTATTTAGGTACATGGGAAACGTTGAAATGCATTTCTGATTGGGAACCAATGAGAATACctaaatcatttatttagtaccagtCCATGCTAGTGGCGGCGCAGCAGGTGTTGTCTTCCTTATTTATTTGTTACCCCTCAGGCTAAGTTGAATTAGAAGCACAGTGAGAGTTGGATCTCTTTGGACCAGAACAGGAaactagaaacatttttttttttttttttttaaaacaaatgaataTTTTTGTGTGCGCTTATTTGGTTACATGAAAATGTATTGACAGGAACAGTGTGAATGTGTTTCAAACTTTGAATTTATTAGTCACAGTGGCTTGGTGGCAACTAATAAGTGCAGTATACAACAaagccaatctgtggctctctagctgttgtgaagctacaagtcacATTCTGAGACTTCTACTTTCACACTAGCAAGATTACCGCAGGTTTCTAAGTGCCTGACcacaagtttatttttattttttttagcagggGAGTAAAGAGTGTATGTATCTTGTAAATGCGTGGTGTGcaagaggtgagggtgtgattatTTCTAACACTTATGGTATAAAATGAACAAGGgtctttctctctcactgctccacatctactgcatcactttgcaaattcctacactggcttcctgtgttctccagaatcaaattaaaattactcaaccttccctacaaagccctcaacgccaccccttcatacatctcaaatctcatatcaaaatactctccctcccaccctcttagatctacctctgacctgcgccttgtctcatctctggtaaccacctgtcactcccacctacaagacttctcccgtgctgttccccacttatggGATTCCATACCAagctcagactttcccacagccctcAAATGTTTAGATGCTcgttgaaaacccatctctttctgAGAGGTAACCTTATCCCCATTAACACTGATGCACCGTCACAGCTGTctgtctccactctgagccacacttgctcctcttgtttcagctgtgccctcttccacttagaatgtaagtccTCTCATCAGCAGGGTCctgcataccctttgttttcatgtctgcatttaatttGCCTACCTTGTAcatccctattttatgtatgtactgttttccctactgtacggcaccgtggagccttacaaatctacggtaATAATTATAAGGGTCCATTATACAAAATTAACAGATGGCAGACTGCTAAACCTGTATACAAGTATAGAGGCGACCCTCTAGATGCCTTTGAAGTCAGCTATGGTTTCTAACATTTAGTATCTCTCTCAGGGAGATAGGAGAGTGGGTCAAACAATACACTAGGGAATTttgattataaaatataataatcttCATTGGTATatactaaaaataattaattgtgaGAATATTCAGTATTAAAATAGCAAGAAAAgtgtatagagtgaaaagagtgattaaaataaagtataacaGCTGTGATATATCATCTTTTACCGtgtattatttattgtaaaatgaTTAATCTCAATTTTTAATATCATTACTctctatttttcatttaaataaccAAACTAGAAAGGTATGTCAGAATAGGTATAATCATTGCATAGTTATAGCTAACTTAAGTGGTGTTACAAAATGAATGTGGCATACCAGGCAATAACTCGAGTGAAATCGCTTAAATGCACCGTTTATTGGTGACATTTTACATTCAGACGATACACCAGCCTAGTGGGTGAAAGAACCTCTGCACAGGAGCTAGCAGTCAAGGTAAAGTGACTGGCTTGTATACCTATATGAGTAGATGAGGATTGGGAGGACATAAGGAAGCTGCTCTTAATACTAGCGgccaacaataaatgaatacagctCTAAAGAGTGCACCAGGCTTATTTAGCACATGCAAAGTTGTATGGAGCTTTCCAAGGTGCCAATAGGGGCATGAGAACTTGGCACCTCATTTGGATGTGCCCCCAGTGAATACTTTTTGGAGGGAAGTGGTTGCTTACTTGCTATGTTTCTGCCCCAGCCAAAAATGATAGATCCCAAAATCGTCATATTTGGGCTACTACATAAGAATAGTCAACATATCATCATgacatacagtcaggtccataaatattgggacatcgacacaattctcatatctttggctctatacaccaccacaatggatttgaaatgaaacttacAAGATGTGCttcaactgcagactttcagctttaatttgagggaatttacatccaaatcaggtgaacagtgtaggaattacaacggtttctctgtgtgtctcccactttttaagggaccaaaagtattgggacaaactaaacaatcctacatcaaactttcactttttaatactttattgcaaatcctttgcagtcaattacagcctgaagtctggaacgcatagacatcaccagacgctgggatTCATCCCTGATGATGCTCTGGAAggtctctactgcaaatgtcttcagttcctgcttcttgttggggcattttcccttcagttttgtcaagtgaaatgcatgctcaaatCGGATTCAGCtcaggtgattgacttgaccattgcataacattccactttttaaccttaaaaaactctttggttgcttttgcagtatgcttcgagtcattgtccatctgcactgtgaagcgctgtccaatgagttctgaagcatttgactgaatatgagcagataatattgcccgaaacacttcagaattcatcctgctgcttttgtcagcagtcacatcatcaataaatacaagggaaccagttccattggcagccatacattcccacaccatgacactaccaccaccatgcttcaccgatgaggtggtatgttttggaacatgagcagttcctttccttctccataatcTTCTCATCactacaagttgatctttgtctcatctgtccataggatgttgttccagaactgtaatgccttttttagatgttgtttggcaaactctaatctggtcttcctgtttttgtggctcaccaatggtttacatcttgtggtgaaccctctatattcactcttgtgaagtcttcccttgattgttgactttgactcatatacacctacctcctggagagcgttcttgatttggccaactgttgtgaaggggtttttcttcaccagggaaaaaattcttccgtcatccaccacagttgttttccgtggtcttttccgggtcttttggtgttacTGAGcactccggtgcgttctttctttttaagaatgttccaaacagttgattgggccacacctaatgtttttgctatctctccgatgggtttgttttgatttttcagcctaatgatggcttgcttcactgatagtgacagctctttggatctcatattcagagtcgacagcaacagattccaaatgcaaatgtcacacctagaaaaAACTCCAGacattttacctgcttaattgatgctgaaataacgagggaatagcccacacatgtccatgaaatagcttttgagtcgattgtcccattaaatttggtcccttaaaaagtggaaggcacatatagaaaccgttgtaattcctacaccgttcacctgatttggatgtaaattccctaaaattaaagctgaaagtctgcagttaaagcacatcttgttagtttcatttgaaatccattgtggtggtgtatagagcccaaaatatgagaattgtgtcgatgtcccaatatttatggaccggACTGTATATTTGAGAAAGACTTTGCTAGGAAAATGATAGTTTTGAGGATCATTACAGTCTCGCACCCACAATGACCACATGGAAACAACAAATAGACACAAATGTTATAAAATCGTGAGCGATAGGATACATTCTCCTCTTACTCTAGTTAGAGGACAGGGTAAGTGTGCTTCATCTTGTGACGTTTACTTCCTATGTAGTTTTTCATATTTGAATAACAATGTGCTTTGAGGATACAACTATTTCTTCCCAATGAGGCTAAGGTACTAATACTATAGCACTGCAACTTGTAGCTGACAATTTACCTGAGAATGTTTTGTAACATTTCTGGATACAATGTTTATCTGACCTTGTATATCTCTCTTTtaatgaaaagaagaaaaaaaaaaagaaaaaaaaaagaacagaaatatAGGTATATGTAAACATAAAACATTAGTGTGCAACATTTACCTCTCCAGGTTAATGACCACTCATGAGCCTTACCTGGTTTCCTGATAACGGAGATGTGAAGTGGTGGCTGTGTAGGTTGCGCCCTGTATTGACATGTGTAAGACGGATATTCTGTCCACATTTTATTAATGTTCCTCTGTGGCACACTGTGGAGGTCTTACCACGGACCCGCCAGTAACTGTTGCCATCATCTGCAGCGGTCACTCCTGTTACTGACTGCTGCCCACTGCctgcatataaaaaataatatatatgaatacCTCACTCACTACATACGAATATATTTTTAAGGCAAACCCCTCAAGCTGCCCGCACAGTCATTTCTGGTTGGTCTGTTCCGCCAATCCAAATtgataaaaaaaccaaacaaattcaAACAAAGGCAACACTTGAAAATCTAGTCGATCAGTTGACATGACCATATCTATACAATTTATCAGAATAAACAGTGTGTAAAGAAAACACAGCACAAATCCATCTAAACTGTATCTCCTTTAATCACAAACTTCCCAAAACGTTATATCATCTTGAGGTCTACTGCCACATCAATAATGGGCTGGGTGACTTAAGTAATTTTACACTGGAGTTGTTCAATGAGAAAAAGTTTCCCACATAACCATAACCATTTTCCTTAATgagatttgaaataaaaatggttCATTATAAAATACTAGTTGTGTCATACAAAAACAATATTAGTAATTACAAGCGATAACACAATACAGGGACATGAGAGACATTTGTGTGCCCCATAGCAAATGTCTGTATATTAGTGAAGCCTTTTTGACACAATCAATATCCAGTACATAAGCACTAGTTAATGGTACTTCTCTGTTTGAATCAAAACTTCAAAGTCCCCTTTTCTTTCTAAAGTGTCCTTCTTTTGCCTCTGCTGAATGTATTTGATAATATAGATGAATTAATTTAGTGTTAACCAAAGAATGATGATATCTGCTAAATGTCGAATACATTCTCCAGATTTATTAGTCAGGTATTTATttaaagcagtattttaggatacaCTGTAATGGTGATGACAAGAAAAGTTCATCGTTGCTTTTACTATATATCAATAACCTTTGTTCATATTAAATAAGATTGGAGACATGGAAAGCACtgcatatatatcatacttacctactttcttcagctcccttccgggagccagccagtggaggggggcgtgaaggggcggggtggccgaaatcgcgtcatttcggccccgccccctgtgacgtcatgacgcaaattgcgtcatttgacagcgggggcggggccaaacgccgcgattcaccgggaatcgcggcgtttgggatctaattctgcccacttcactaggaagtggggcacttcctagtgaagtgggcagaattcgggagattgccacactcgcccgggagtccgggagactctcacaaaatgcgggagtctcccggacattccgggagagttggcaagtatgatatatatatatatatatatatatatatacacacacacacatatacacacacacacacacacggacccCAAGCAGCGCTGCTGAATGAGCAGTATGACCATCATTACAGTCACCCACATTCCTGATCGATAGCAACTCATGAGTGACGTCACACCCTGCCACGAAACAAGTTATCACCTTACCTGAGCCGTATCTGACGTCATGAGAGTGGAGCCGGACGTTGTGCTTTGTGTTAAGTAGCTTTAACACCGACCCGCACGTCACCACAGACAGCTCGGAGCCAAAGCCTTGTGGGAACAACAAGGGAGCGATAAACAGCAGGAAAGAGCCAGCTCCATCCTGTGCCTTCATCATTACTGTCACCGGCTAGCGACGCACCGGAAACGTCGCCGGGCTACATCGGAAACGCACCCCCTGGTATGTCGTTAAGCGGAAGTAGGTGAGGCTCTGGCCGCCATCTTGTATATTGGCAAATGAAGTAAGTAGAACTATAAGTTTGTGTGTGTCTTTCCAGCAATTGGTAGTGTTTTAAATTGTGTATCTCGGTGATAGAAACTTAACCGTACGATAACATGAATATCGAATCAAAGCAGCTATTTCTTTAACATTTGTTTACCACAAGCAGGATTGGGTTACGCAATACACTGTAAACGtgtactgcgcatgtgcgatAAATAACTGGTGAATTCGCGTCGTGAACACAAATGCGCGTGCGCAGTAAGTTGTCCGTGCTCCCTGGCATACTGATGCGCATGCGTAGTTGTGTTTCTGGCGAGAGGACCACATGGAGGAGCATGCGCAGTGTGTATTGCGTCGGGAAGTGACGTCACGTTGGGCAGCTCAGCCCTCTCCGCCAGTCTCGTAGATCGGAGCAGGGCCTCTATTTTCCGCTGTGTAGCACGGCGTAACCGAGCCGAGAACACCGACGTGCAGCAGGAGAGCACGGAGCGGAGGCGTCCGTCACCCAGGTGAGACCGGTCTCTTTTCCCCCAGGTACTCCATGGACTTGTAGTCTCCTTAGGCCAGCTGAGCTGATGGCTGCCCTACAGGCCTCACTCTGGGCACATCTGAGATGGGGTACTGACTACTGATGGAGAGATGTGGACATAGACGATGAAACATATTGTTATAACAGGCTTCGAGAACCCAGCTAccgtgaaactacaagtcacagcagaCCATGCCATCCTTTTGGATACTATGGGCTACTGGGACTTGTACCACCATCTGATTTAGAACTACAAGTTTCCTACTTTATAAAGAGATATATAGTGTCACATCAGTGTGTGTAGTTTAGGTGGCAATTTGTCTATGTTGCTGGTGGGAGGGACTTaatatgtttgtttaaaaaaaaaaaagccaaaacccACCACCACCCTATATATTAGAgtatgtggggcagcacggtggttcagtggttatcacttctgcctcacaggactggggtcatgagttcaattcccgtccatggccttatctgtgaggagtttgtatgttctccccatgtttgcctgggtttccaccgggtgctccggttacctcctacactccaacaacatactggtaggttaattgactgctaacaaattgaccctagtctgtctctgtgtgtgtatgttagggaatttagactgtaagccacaatggggcagggactgatgtgagggagttatctgtacagcgctgcgaaattagtggcactatataaataaatagtgattatGTACCAGTATTTCAGGATTCATGTGTAATTCCCAGGCATTATTTTTATAGATTACTAGATTTTCATGGTACTGGGTTATCCAttagagcaggggttggcaacctttttctatcggagtgccggctaaaatctagtcaagcccaggtgtgccagttgtgtgtgtatgtatatgtgtgtatatatatatatatatatatatatatatatatatatatatatatatatatatatatatatatatatctcattttatgaggctaatatcatattaacagtaagggaccagcaaaaaaaaaaaatgttatgccgcacagtagtgccccagttcacatcatacctcataattgtgctcccaattcatcttatgccacatagttgtgcccccaattcatactttgccacagttgctcccataaatacatagtatttcacagttgctCCCATAAATTCATAGGATtttcagttgcccccagaaacacataatatgccacagttgcccccagaaacacataatatgccacagttgcccccagaaacacataatatgccacagttgcccccagaaacacataatatgccacagttgcccccagaaacacataatatgccacagttgcccccagaaacacataatatgccacagttgcccccagaaacacataatatgccacagttgcccccagaaacacataatatgccaaagttgcccccagaaacacataatatgccaaagttgcccccagaaacacataatatgccacagttgcccccagaaacacataatatgccacagttgcccccagaaacacataatatgccacagttgcccccagaaacacataatatgccacagttgcccccagaaacacataatatgccaaagttgcccccagaaacacataatatgccacagttgccccagaaacacataatatgccacagttgcccccagaaacacacagtaatgtccccattgactcttatggcctcagaattggataaaaaaaaaaaattaggacactaataaattaataaaaaattagataattttatacttacctaGCAGTAAacggtccgcaaaggtgcttgggaggaactgcgctgccggcactgaactgctgcgctaaGCAGGCAATATCTGAGTGTCGGCTTTGTAGATTTATTGTGCAAAAGTGCTCTGTGTTGATTGGTTGCTTAATACATAGGGGCTGGACCAGGGTTTTTACAGTAACTCAGATGCCTGCATTAGAGGCTATTGTAGTACATGTTTAAGTGGCCTGTTTTTGGGGTTTGCATTATATTGTATCTTCTGTTGAGTGAAAAAGGTACTTGCATGTAGGTCAGCATCTGTCTTACAATTCcagttaaaatgtttaaaaaaaacaacagaacacTTTCTAGACCATACTATTGTATGAAAAACATTATACCCTTTGATATTATCATGCAGTACTTTCATTTACCAGTTTCAAATTTCCAATTACATATTTTTAAGACTAATTGTTTTTAAAGATGAAAGTTAgcttttttaaagttattttctgcaacacattttttttcttgcatatATTAGCAATATATTGTTTGAATGTATTTAGTTGAAATGTTTTGTAAAGGAAGAAATATCCATATGCACAAACTGTTTATCTTTTCCAGCAGAAACTATAAATGGAAGTCTGTTTTCACACCACTCTCAGTTGATACAAAGAAATCTGCTACTTTCAACTGGCCCAGTTAGCAATTTTAAACATCTTAGATTTTGTCAACTTTCCTTTTGTATCCCCTTGAATTTTAGTTTGTGTTCTTCTTGAGGTATAAGGTCAAAGTTAAGACCTAATCTAAGTCAGTTGGAAGTTGTTTCTGTCCTACAACATTTTGATGTTGTATCACTtatgccccccccccaatctTTCTCTATGTGCTCATTTCTACTTGGGTTAAAGCACACCTGTCTTCACAGCCAATACATTCGTATCACTTTTCTGTACATTATTAGTTGATTTTGCTACTGTTTAGTTACATTTTCTTTCACGTTGGTATTGAGCCAAGTCTGATGTTTATAAGTTCTACTGTGGTATTAAAGGTTTATGATTTGAAACATAGTATTGTGCATTGAATTTGTATAAACATTTAGCTTCTGTTAATGCTTATAGCTCATTATCTTTAGCttcttattttttgttaattaacTTGTTTCCACGTATTGTTGTTGTATTCAACACGCAAAATAAGATACTATTTCTTTTGGTGTATCAGGCTGTTTACTAACCttgctcaaaggtgcaaaagTTCAGTTACCATGTTGCTGCACATTTGCAAATTTCATCAGTAATAGTTAATGCCCGTCAAAGTGCAAGTGAAATTACTATTTGGCATTAACATATAGGAAAAGCTGTGCactactgagctgaataatatacatgaaatgacTGGAGTGTTTATAACATGACATGTCCAT is a genomic window of Mixophyes fleayi isolate aMixFle1 chromosome 2, aMixFle1.hap1, whole genome shotgun sequence containing:
- the SDF2 gene encoding stromal cell-derived factor 2 produces the protein MMKAQDGAGSFLLFIAPLLFPQGFGSELSVVTCGSVLKLLNTKHNVRLHSHDVRYGSGSGQQSVTGVTAADDGNSYWRVRGKTSTVCHRGTLIKCGQNIRLTHVNTGRNLHSHHFTSPLSGNQEVSAFGEEGEGDTFDDWTVLCNGEFWQRDEEVRFKHVPTNALLSVTGEQYGRPINGQREVHGMTYASQHNYWKVMEGIFMKPSDSPRTDHTHSEF